The Xenopus tropicalis strain Nigerian chromosome 1, UCB_Xtro_10.0, whole genome shotgun sequence DNA segment tctctctgtctctctccctctctctaatCACATACCCCATACCTACcctctctttctgtctctctctgtctctctccctctctgtaatcACATACCCCATACctaccctctctctctgtctctctctccctctctgtaatcACATACCCCATACctaccctctctctctgtctctctctccctctctgtaatcACATACCCCATACCTAccccctctctctgtctctctccctctctgtaatcACATACCCCATACCTACcctctctttctgtctctctctgtctctctccctctctctaatCACATACCCCATACCTACcctctctttctgtctctctctgtctctctccctctctgtaatcACATACCCCATACctaccctctctctctgtctctctctccctctctgtaatcACATACCCCATACCtaccctctgtctctctgtctctccctcctTTCCTCACAAACCTCACCCCCTTTGCTCTCCTTctcccctccccttccctccccgGCCCTTTAactcccccccacccctctctGTCTCCCTCCTACTCCTGGGAATTCCAGCATTTGCCTCCCTCTTTCCTGCAGTTTGATTTGCTTCCCTAATTGACCTAAATAAAGCTCCTGACTGACAAGGCACTTCTAGGGCCCCCAGGCACACACACTACTAAGCAGAGAAGTGAACTCATCGACACTAATTCTCCCTTATTTTCCTTGAATAATCCAATTTACTGAGCGCTGCTCGCCCATTTGGAGCGCTCTCTCTTTCTGTGCCAAGCGTTTAACTCGCAGGACATTTGTATTTGCCTCTTATCGCTCCCATTTGAGGCTTTTATTGGGAGCAGCGATGTGAGAGGGATCGCCCAGAGCGCAGCAGCCTCTCCGGGAGAGTAGAGTGGGGGCGCATCCTGGGGACGGTGCGGACTGACAGAGCGCAGAAGAGAAGGAGGAATATTGTGGGCGCAACGGTGCGCACAGAGCGCAGCAGCCATCAGCCTCCGCTTCCACCGCCAGCAGGGATCACTGCTATCAAGATGCCCGATGACTCCACGGAACCCCAGAGCACCACCACCACTGCCAGGGTGTCTTCTTTCTTCATCGAGAATCTCCTGGGCACCGAATCCAAGGAGGAGAAGAAGCGCAAAGGGGCAGACTCTGGGCACCATGCACAGCCCTCTGAGCTCACAGGCGGCCATTTCAGCTCCTTGTGCTGCCAGATCTCTCCGTATCACTACAGCTATCCTCTCAGGGAGAACACCATGGAGTGGTACCGGAGGGCACAGGCCACTTACATAGGATGCACTAGCCCAGACAGTAAGTGTCAGCCCATTACTGACTGTCATATTTATGTTCTGCTCCATAGGCATGAATCTTTCATGTTTCCTTGCTTAGAGAAAGCAATGAAGTCAGAGAATGAGTCAGTGGAAATGAGAACAGAATCTCCCCAAGCTCCTGGTTGGAGCTGCCATACAAATGAGTAtagtaaatattatttatttgataaCTTACATGGCTGTGCTGGTGTGTTATGCtgggattaaccctttcactgactAGGGGGGAAGCAACAGTTTGTTTTTAGATCTGTCAGAATGTTTGGAGGTAAAAAGTGTAAAGAGGACTTAGTAGTGTAAAGGCCTTGGTGGCAGAGGCAGGATTACACTTTCTATCCAAGCATAgatatattctataacatattctaTCCAGCTAATCTGGATCGGATTGGAAGTGAGATCCGACACTTTAATCCTGACAGACACTTTATCATTATTCTGGTTACTGGGGGTACCATGAGCATCAGGTAGGAGCTGGGAGCCTGGAACCCAACGGTTCGGTCGTAGGAAATGTGCAACAAATGACTAAAGATTCTGCAGAAATCAGTAGGGGCGAGAAAATCCATTTAGTGTCTTGCTAAGCAGCTAAGGGATAATTCTAGAAATAATCAAATTAATTATTAGGGGATTTCGTAGCGATGTAGTAAATGCATAAATACCTTACtttttcatttgaaatagggctCATTCTACATATCATTCTATATACGTATTCTACATACGATCATATATCGTAATCGTCATCTATGTATCTCTGTATAAGAAATGAAGTTAAGGCCATTCTATTTATTATATCAAAGTATAAATGCTGCTATCAATTTACAGTCATAGGCTTTTGTTTATTGGAATAAATATGTGCCATCTAGATTCGTCTGCTCTTATTTCAAACGCAATGGAAATATACAGATTAAAAAATAAGGACCAAAGTGTTTTTAAATGCAACAACTATAGTAAAAACACATATTCGTACAAATTTAATCAACACATAGACAAGgcaaatattacattatttaataAGATGAATCAGACCATTTAGTGAGTACATTTCATTTTTCACCTATTTTCTCCATAACCTTTCCTTTTTTAGTAAAGTGACTTTATTATGATAAATTCTATAAGTCAGTCAAGTTAGAAATCAATGCCAGTGGGTCATTTTGCTTTGCAAATTCCATACCTCTTGTGGAGCATATAAACGAATATAAAGAGTAAAATATTTAGTGCAGTACGAAcgaataataatatattttgaaaGGCCTCCTTGGTAAACTCAACATACAATACAGTGTGTACTAATACACTACTTGCCATTTCTCTTGGGTTTCGTTTTACGAAttgtatattatttgtatttgggCTTGTTAAGTTAAATTGAAAATTTTCAAAATTAGGCTCATCTAtgccacacatatatatatatatatggagagagaaatatatatatatttatatatatataaggagagagacatatatatatatatatatatataaggagtgagaaatatatatatatatatataaggagagagaaatatatatatatatataaggagagagaaatatatatatatatatatatatatatatatatataaggagagagaaatatatatatatatatatatataaggagagagaaatatatatatatatatatataaggagagagaaatatatatatatatatatatatatatatataaggagagagaaatatatatatatatatatatataaggagagagaaatatatatatatatatatatataaggagagagaaatatatatatatatataaggagagagaaatatatatatatatatatataaggagagagaaatatatatatatatatatatatatatataaggagagagaaatatatatatataaggagagagaaatatatatatatatataaggagagagaaatatatatatttacccagCGTTCAATTTCTAGATGATTTAGGGGTGAGAGCGAGCAGAAGAGGGATCTAATGCCACGTTTTGTAGGAAACAGATAATGTGATCCAGTCGATCGCTTGTGTCAGTATTTATAAAAGTTATAGGGAACTTGCCATTCTCCCACCCTCTGTGATAAAAGTTTGCGTCCATATACAATAGCTATCATATAAACGCTGATATATAACTAAGAATATGTTACAATTGTGCGTTATATTTCATGCGTAATAACCAATCTCTCCCTGTTTGACGCAGCAAGCGACAGAGATTCCCCAGAGATCGCAGAAGCAGGCGAGGGCCCCGGCAGGGGGCTAAGGAAGCACAGTGAGAGCCcgggagaaaggagagaagacTATGCAtgtaaggaggaggaggaggaggaggagaaggcagAACAGGACTCAGACCAGAGATCTTCCCGCAAGAAGAAGACCCGCACGGTGTTCAGTAGGAGCCAAGTGTTCCAGCTGGAGTCCACTTTTGACATGAAAAGGTACCTGAGCAGCTCGGAAAGGGCCGGCCTGGCGGCCTCCCTGCACCTCACAGAGACCCAAGTTAAAATCTGGTTTCAGAACCGAAGGAACAAATGGAAAAGGCAACTGGCTGCGGATCTAGAGGCTGCAAACATCTCCCACACCTCCCAAAGGATAGTCAGGGTCCCCATTCTGTACCATGAGAACTCAGCCGCCACCTCCATGGGCTTCAACTTGCCCCATGTCTCCCCGGCACTAGTCGGCTTCTCCAGCCCAGTGAACTACCCCCTGGCCTCCATCCCAAACTCCGTGCCCTTTATACGATCGCAGATGACCGGACTTGTTTGAAAGCCAATATAACTCGATGGGGACTTTTCCATAATGCCTATTTTTTATTAACAACATATCAGCTACTTATATTATATACTTCGTTTTATGCCTTTGAATTTAAGATGTGCAATAACGATTTACTTGGGAttactgcaaaaaaacaaaaccaaacaaaaacGCAAAATCGCTATTAAACTTTCTTTTTATACTTCCAATGACATTCGGTCTGttaaatgtaaatgatttaatatcagtGTCAGTCTAACTCAGcacaaatatacagaatattCAGGGCTATACAGGCTTGCTGTAAAGAGGGAACGGAATTATAACAGGAAAAAACAATAATAGGAAAAACAACAATATCTTATAAATTATGTCGGTTAGTAtttaatcattttctttttcttttatgaaTAAACTATATAAAACTCTTCCTTAATATCGTTTATTCCCCTACAGTAAAAGCTCTGTTCGTAACCCAGTGTACGTAAAGAAGGGTTTTTGGTACTTTTTCATGTAACAAATCTCGACTTCGTCGAGAATCCATAAATGATGGATGAGATCATAACTTATTCCGTAAAACGAATTTGTAAACGGTATAAAAATACACGTTTCATTttgattaaatatatttttttctaatttgtatgAAAAACAATTTTAAGTTGATCGTTTTATATTTATCCAgacttgattaaaaaaaaatgaaaactttaaaGCGAACAAGCTACAGAGTTGCAGTAAAATCAGTCGCTCTAGTGTAGCGCAAATCCTTCTCTGGTTATTTAACAAGCACTGCTTACCATACTGTTATATAAAGGATCAGTTCAATGTACTAGCGCTATAcatagggtatatatatatatatatatatatatatatatatatatatatatatatatatataaatacaggggtAACCAGCGCTGCACCGAGGGGCTCACACTATCAATGTGTAGGAAAAAAAATCTTCGAAATTATATAAAAAGAGACAATTAAGGGAAAATGCCACTTTTATAAAAGTACATTCGTTTGGCAACATTACACAGATCCATAATATTATATAATcactaaatgtttttattaaacaatgtTTTATCAACTCCTTATTTCTTTTCATAAATTATTAGTATTTACAGATACACAGcccaggggtaaaaaaaaagttttttccctATATTTTTCCATATTCACTGTGGGTCAGTAATGCAGGGAGTGATAAGGCCCATAATTCCTAATACCTGTCAGAGGCCTCAATGAGATCCCCATTGTCATTGACCTTTTAATACTAGGGGTTAATGAgcggtaaataataataattagggcTGGAGGTGTGttagaattatttatttcaataaatatgtttattacaATAATAACAAGCTTTCGCACAGCACTGGGTTGGGCATATATTTTTGCCCTATTCTGTAAACCATTTCATCTCTCTTCTCCTTTacgaaataaaatatgaaaaaaacaaaatctttaaaaataaatatgaccaAAATACAGTTCTAGGCTAGGATATGTTTGGTGAAATGAATATACTTCAACGAATAAAGGAATTCATAGACATATGGGAAGACACAGAAAATGCTAGTTAAATGAATGACACATTTTCCAGTGGTTTGCAAATTATTTCGAAATGAAAATGCTGTTAAACCCAAGTGCCAGGCCATCTCTGCATATCTGGGTCTGTCTTGAAACGATTTAGCAGAATTAGCCTTGCACCCTTCCTTcccagctggcttctgctacattgtttcaaaagtcaaaacCAATAGTGCAGAGAAGAGGAGGCAGATACTGCTTCTAATCGTAGTTAACACGTACAATGAATGGATACTGGAAAGTTTACCATC contains these protein-coding regions:
- the hmx1 gene encoding homeobox protein HMX1; amino-acid sequence: MPDDSTEPQSTTTTARVSSFFIENLLGTESKEEKKRKGADSGHHAQPSELTGGHFSSLCCQISPYHYSYPLRENTMEWYRRAQATYIGCTSPDTSDRDSPEIAEAGEGPGRGLRKHSESPGERREDYACKEEEEEEEKAEQDSDQRSSRKKKTRTVFSRSQVFQLESTFDMKRYLSSSERAGLAASLHLTETQVKIWFQNRRNKWKRQLAADLEAANISHTSQRIVRVPILYHENSAATSMGFNLPHVSPALVGFSSPVNYPLASIPNSVPFIRSQMTGLV